One window of Agromyces rhizosphaerae genomic DNA carries:
- a CDS encoding D-alanine--D-alanine ligase family protein: MPDAPALDIVVLAGGISHERDVSLRSGRRVADGLASEGHRVTLREPDATLLPFLAEHRPDVVWPALHGASGEDGALRGLLDALGLPYVGARSNASGLAWQKPVAKTVVQAAGVATPDWITVTRDAFRELGASSVLDAVLHRLATPVVVKPASGGSAQGVSLVDERGSLPRALVDAFTYSELAIIERRIIGTEVSVSVVDTGDGPVALPLVEIEPISGDYSFEARYNAGETVFYTPARLEESLAATVADAGLAAHAVLGLRHISRVDFIVDEAGTPWFLEANVLPGLTETSLLPQAIDAAGLRPGTVYADLARKAMADGTD, translated from the coding sequence ATGCCCGACGCACCCGCACTCGACATCGTCGTCCTCGCCGGCGGCATCTCCCACGAACGCGACGTCTCGCTGCGCTCGGGCCGGAGGGTCGCCGACGGACTCGCCTCGGAGGGACACCGCGTGACCCTGCGAGAGCCGGATGCCACCCTGCTGCCGTTCCTCGCCGAGCACCGTCCCGACGTGGTGTGGCCCGCCCTGCATGGCGCGAGCGGTGAGGACGGCGCGCTTCGCGGGCTGCTCGACGCGCTCGGGCTGCCGTACGTGGGTGCCCGGTCGAACGCATCCGGACTCGCCTGGCAGAAGCCGGTCGCGAAGACCGTCGTGCAGGCGGCGGGCGTCGCGACCCCGGACTGGATCACCGTCACGCGCGATGCGTTCCGGGAACTCGGGGCATCGAGCGTGCTCGACGCGGTACTGCACCGGCTCGCCACTCCCGTGGTCGTCAAGCCCGCGTCGGGCGGCTCCGCCCAGGGTGTCTCCCTCGTCGACGAGCGCGGCTCGCTGCCGCGGGCGCTCGTCGACGCGTTCACGTACTCGGAACTGGCGATCATCGAGCGTCGCATCATCGGCACCGAGGTGTCGGTGAGCGTGGTCGACACCGGCGACGGCCCGGTGGCCCTGCCGCTCGTCGAGATCGAGCCGATCTCGGGCGACTACAGCTTCGAGGCGCGGTACAACGCGGGGGAGACGGTGTTCTATACGCCCGCACGGCTCGAGGAGTCCCTCGCGGCGACGGTGGCCGATGCTGGCCTCGCCGCCCACGCCGTGCTCGGCCTGCGGCACATCTCGCGCGTCGACTTCATCGTCGACGAGGCCGGCACCCCGTGGTTCCTCGAGGCGAACGTGCTGCCCGGTCTCACCGAGACGTCGCTGCTCCCGCAGGCCATCGATGCGGCCGGGCTGCGCCCGGGAACGGTCTACGCCGATCTCGCGCGGAAGGCGATGGCCGACGGGACCGACTGA
- a CDS encoding ParA family protein — MLAARAEQPSTVSRGTSAGAPLAEQLAEETRRRAALESQVLPKPDRTRVITISNQKGGVGKTTTAVNIAAALARTGSRVLVVDLDPQGNASTALGVEHQPGTASVYDALVNDASLEEVVQQTTEHDNLQCVPATIDLAGAEIELVSLVAREQRLQRALQAFLGSVDDHYDYVFIDCPPSLGLLTINAFVAASEVLIPIQCEYYALEGLSQLLRNIELIERHLNPALRVSTILLTMYDSRTNLAQQVAQDVRDHFPTQVLSTIIPRSVRVSEAPSYGQSVIAYDYSSTGSLSYREAAAEMAVRGAPVIERAN, encoded by the coding sequence ATCCTCGCTGCGCGAGCCGAACAGCCGTCGACCGTTTCACGTGGAACATCGGCGGGCGCCCCCCTCGCAGAGCAGCTCGCGGAGGAGACGCGCCGTCGTGCCGCACTCGAGTCCCAGGTGCTGCCGAAGCCGGATCGAACTCGCGTCATCACCATCTCGAACCAGAAGGGCGGCGTGGGCAAGACCACCACCGCGGTGAACATCGCCGCGGCGCTCGCCCGCACGGGATCCCGGGTACTGGTCGTCGATTTGGACCCCCAGGGCAACGCATCGACCGCACTGGGAGTCGAGCACCAGCCGGGAACCGCCAGCGTCTACGACGCACTCGTGAACGATGCGTCGCTCGAGGAGGTCGTGCAGCAGACGACCGAGCACGACAATCTCCAGTGCGTCCCGGCGACGATCGACCTCGCCGGCGCGGAGATCGAGCTCGTCTCGCTCGTCGCCCGCGAGCAGCGCCTCCAGCGCGCACTTCAGGCGTTCCTCGGGTCCGTCGACGACCACTACGACTACGTCTTCATCGATTGCCCGCCGTCGCTCGGACTCCTCACGATCAACGCGTTCGTCGCGGCGAGCGAGGTGCTCATCCCCATCCAGTGCGAGTACTACGCCCTCGAGGGGCTCTCGCAGCTGCTGCGGAACATCGAGCTCATCGAGCGTCACCTCAACCCCGCGCTCCGGGTCTCGACCATCCTGCTGACGATGTACGACTCGCGGACGAACCTCGCACAGCAGGTCGCACAGGACGTGCGCGACCACTTCCCCACCCAGGTCCTGAGCACGATCATCCCGCGCTCGGTGCGCGTCTCCGAGGCTCCGAGCTACGGCCAGAGCGTCATCGCGTACGACTACTCGTCGACGGGATCGCTCTCGTATCGTGAAGCGGCAGCAGAGATGGCTGTCCGCGGGGCACCCGTCATCGAGAGGGCGAACTAG
- a CDS encoding ParB/RepB/Spo0J family partition protein produces the protein MATKRTGLGRGIGALIPTGDDAPREQRPVDVFFPGEAQATTGPASVDQSVPATDGLVSVPGARLVQLDPSSIVPNASQPRSVFDPDDLAELVHSVREFGVLQPIVVRPHPDTPGTYELVMGERRLRATKEAGLDTIPAVVKDTANDAMLRDALLENLHRSELNPLEEASAYQQLLADFGITQEELASRIGRSRPQISNTLRLLKLPEQVQVRVASGVLSAGHARAILSVGDPEGMERLAEKIVNEDLSVRAAEAAASTSPKPSRAKPSAGRRQHYLDEVAGRLGDRLNTRVKVSLGARKGQISIDFATIQDLNRILAELGDDDGFSANG, from the coding sequence GTGGCCACGAAGCGTACCGGGCTCGGCCGCGGCATCGGCGCCCTGATCCCCACCGGTGACGACGCACCCCGCGAGCAGCGTCCCGTCGATGTCTTCTTCCCCGGTGAGGCACAGGCCACCACCGGACCCGCTTCTGTGGATCAGTCGGTTCCGGCGACGGACGGGCTCGTCTCGGTTCCCGGCGCACGGCTCGTGCAGCTTGATCCGAGCAGCATCGTGCCGAACGCGAGTCAGCCGCGCAGCGTCTTCGACCCGGACGACCTGGCCGAACTCGTGCACAGCGTTCGCGAGTTCGGCGTGCTCCAGCCGATCGTCGTGCGTCCGCATCCGGACACCCCGGGCACCTACGAACTGGTCATGGGTGAACGTCGACTCCGCGCGACCAAGGAGGCCGGGCTCGACACGATCCCGGCGGTGGTCAAGGACACGGCGAATGACGCGATGCTCCGCGACGCGCTGCTCGAGAACCTCCACCGCTCCGAGCTGAACCCCCTCGAGGAGGCGTCGGCGTACCAGCAGCTGCTGGCTGACTTCGGCATCACCCAGGAGGAGCTCGCCAGCCGGATCGGTCGCTCGCGTCCGCAGATCTCCAACACGCTCCGGCTGCTGAAGCTGCCGGAGCAGGTCCAGGTTCGCGTCGCCTCCGGGGTGCTCTCGGCCGGGCACGCCCGTGCCATCCTCTCGGTGGGTGATCCCGAGGGGATGGAACGTCTCGCGGAGAAGATCGTCAACGAGGACCTCTCGGTCCGTGCCGCCGAGGCCGCGGCGTCGACGTCGCCGAAGCCGTCCCGGGCCAAGCCGTCCGCGGGCCGCCGCCAGCACTACCTCGACGAGGTCGCCGGCCGGCTGGGTGACCGGCTGAACACCCGCGTGAAGGTGTCGCTCGGTGCACGAAAAGGCCAGATCAGCATAGATTTCGCGACCATCCAGGATCTCAACAGGATTCTCGCGGAACTCGGCGACGACGACGGGTTCAGCGCGAACGGCTGA